One window from the genome of Oncorhynchus gorbuscha isolate QuinsamMale2020 ecotype Even-year linkage group LG14, OgorEven_v1.0, whole genome shotgun sequence encodes:
- the LOC123994796 gene encoding high mobility group-T protein-like, which yields MGKDPGKPRGKMSSYAYFVQTCRAEHKKKQPEASVNFAEFSKKCSERWKPMSPKEKGTFEDMAKQDKVRYEREMKNYIPPNGQKKKRFKDPNAPKRPPSAFFIFCADFRAKIKSEHPGLSIGDTAKKLGVMWNSSAAEEKKPYEKKAATLKEKYDKDIASYRTNGRVDTAASAAADDDDEDDDEEDDDEDDDE from the exons ATGGGGAAAGATCCTGGGAAGCCGAGAGGCAAGATGTCCTCATATGCTTACTTCGTGCAGACCTGCAGGGCGGAGCACAAGAAGAAACAGCCCGAAGCCAGCGTCAACTTCGCAGAGTTCTCCAAGAAATGCTCAGAGCGATGGAAG CCCATGTCTCCTAAAGAAAAAGGAACGTTTGAGGACATGGCAAAGCAAGACAAGGTCCGCTACGAGAGAGAAATGAAGAACTACATCCCACCCAATGGCCAGAAAAAGAAGAGGTTTAAGGATCCCAATGCCCCAAAGAGACCGCC GTCTGCGTTCTTCATCTTCTGTGCTGACTTCCGGGCCAAGATAAAGAGCGAGCACCCAGGCCTGTCCATTGGAGACACTGCTAAGAAGCTGGGAGTGATGTGGAACAGCTCTGCAGCTGAGGAGAAGAAGCCGTACGAGAAGAAGGCAGCCACGCTGAAGGAGAAATACGACAAG GATATTGCATCATACCGCACCAATGGTAGAGTGGATACTGCCGCCTCCGCAGCTGCTGATGACGACGACgaagatgatgatgaggaggatgatgatgaggatgatgacgaGTAG